In the Hermetia illucens chromosome 1, iHerIll2.2.curated.20191125, whole genome shotgun sequence genome, AGTCAATTACTCAGAATAAAATTTTAGATGGACGACTGTTTCGAAAAATgtaaattgaaccctttcatttataTGGCAGTACTATATTCGGAGCTAAACATATGTACACCTCCTCTTTCGTCTGTGAGGAAGGCCCCCCTTAAACCCAACTCAAATTcatgcaaattcctacaaaatTTCAGCATAATAAACTAAGCTGTTTTCGAGTAAAAatgtatgtgacagacaggcagagacACTCCCAGACTGAAtcaatttcaataaggttttgtttcacacaataagATAGTGTTGTCCAGAACACTAACTATACTCATTGTATTGAACCAAACTTATGTACAAATAACTTCCATTCATAGTGATTGAATATTGATATTGAGTCACACGTGGTTATAAatggaaaaatctaaaaaatctgaaggaacatcaacaaaaaaatttatatttctgtcaattttctttttttacgttGGATCCAAAACTATTTCATTCCACAGGATATGTTTAGCGAATATAACAAATCAAAACCATCTTCTCTGCACTTTATAAGTTTAGGACATTTAGGATATTTAAGGATTTTTGGTAATTAAGAACTTGGGATATTGATCCTTCGAACATCAGGTTTACAGTGGTGGGACTAGAGACGACTTTTGGCGTCTAACAATCCACTAAGGAGTCTCTCCTGAAGAACAAAATCGCTAAGTTTCATTCAGTGAAGAAGCCTAGGGCCGCTAGACCGGCATTTTGACTGCCCCTTAAGAAAGGGGATGAAGAACGGtttctctctcttctttaagatatCACATGGGAAAAAATGGATAATACCTGCACCCATAACCAATTTGAAGAGTAGAAAGAAACAGCCCTACGCTTGGTATGTAATGTCGAATGAAAATACCCCGAGGAAATGTTCTTCAGCAAAGGTGTCGTACCCTCTTGCTTTCATAGACAAACTTTGGGGAATGGTTTTATGCCGGGTTCGCACGCTTGACATTTGCCTCAAACTCCAAACATCTAAAAACATTTGGTTTATCTTTGGGGAACCAAATATCGCCATGCACACTCTCCCAGGTACGTTCTGAACAGGCAAACATGACGGACAGTCTTTGCTAAAGCAATTCCATGTATCGGCTACTTTCCTTCTAACTTCACGGTCAAAGGTGTGGATGCGTCCCAAGCGCTTGCAACAAAGTTTCCTTGATTTGTAAAAAACACAATCGATAGGATCGGCTACAAGTGCTTTCAAACCTATACCACTCTATCCACGAGTTTGAATTTGCGACAGCTTGCTGAGTTTCCTTTTCGTTTCTAATTTGTGTTATCTGCCTTCTGCACCTTTCATTCCTCTTCTAGATCCTCTATTGTCGGATTTCTTATCGATCTTGGACTGAAACCCGTATAATTCCCCTACATTAAAAAGGTGATTATGCGATGGCCCCAATCTAGCGCTCAACACTCAACACTCCACCCGAAAAATGCATAAGAAGAAGGGTTTCAACGCCGACAATCGACTGTCAACAACTTGATCGAGTCCCCGAACTTTATCACAAAATCTCTGAAGGCAAAATGTTCAGTTTCATTGACCACTCCAAATTTCGAAAGGACGAGTACGTCCTCTTAAATATTTGAATGGCAGTCGTTCCTTGCAGCTTATTGAATCTAATCGCCTTAGTTCGTACCTTGAAAGACAAATCTCTTCATTGCTTAAAACTTACTTTATTTTTGGATTACATAATATTATTATGTGGCTAACCCTGATCATtcttacaaaaacaaaattcttttAACGGTTTTCTTATATAATCTGCCATCACACATCCGCTATATTCATTATCAATACGGCGGATAGTGTTCATTCCCGTATCCGCTACACCTGATAAAAAGTTATAAATTACATCTGCTCTAAAAATAAAGTTTCCCGGCTTAGTCGAAAACTGTATTTGGTAAATATCTTTGCTTTTATTCATATTCGAGGTAAAATCGGGCTGGAATCCATCAATATCTTTCACACCTTTATACTTTAAAAGCTTTTCGTTGAGCACCAAATTTTTTATCCATAAAATTTCTTTCAACATTATTTTGGAGCAATGCAGACGCTGTGTACTCGTGAAGTCATTTATCTTGTTAATTGCAACATTTGTTAATTCCTCCTTCAAATAATCTATTTTTGGGGTTTGCGGAACCCATTCCGAAGATAAGCAAATGCACCATTGCGGATCAATGTTTGCATCGGCACAAGTTCGATCCCTAGGAATTCGCTGGAAAAGTGATAAGGCTCGCGTTATATTCTGTGTTTCCGAAGTGCCAACTGGCGAAGCTTCGGAACCTTGCAACCGCAAGACATCTCGCAAGGTTTCATGAATATCAAACGGTGTAGTCAAACGGTTTCGATTCTTTTTGAAGTTCTCATACTGCTCCGGATAAGTTTTAGGAAACCACTCCGGGAATACAAAGCTGAAAAATGGCAAACGCTCTTCAATTTTCCCTTCTAAAATGTTTCTGATATCCTCAAACTGAGTTCCGTGGTCAGAAAAGATCATCAGGATAGTGTTATTCAGcgcgttttttgtttttaactctTCCAACCACTTTTGAACGTCTTCATCAGCAACCGAAATCAAATTCACATAACCTTCTGAAAGCTCGCTcaaaaaactgaaagaaaatttcGGATATCCCTCATAAGTCAACATAAAATCTCTTACATAATTAAGCATCACTTGATGTTGAGGAATTAATCCCCAGCAGAAGGGAGTTTGGTAAAAACGCTGTTGCTTTTCAAAGACCATGTAAAGCGGCCTCATGTAATGAGTAGTTGGAGGCCAAACAAAGCCTTTCAGGCGAAAGTTGAACGTAGCAAATCCTGGTTTATCTTCATTGAAAGCCGTCACATAATGCATTGTCTTGTATTCATtccaaataaaaggaaaaacgtGTACGTTTGATGATCCCGTAATCCTTTTTCTTGTTTCCGGAAGTTCAACTTCCCTCGACCCAGTGAGCATCGGGATTAAATTATGCGCTTTCCCATCTCCAATAATGTTGTAACTTTCAAGCACATGAGCATTCAACGTCTGCGTTAAATAACGGTACGTTTGCGGAAGTTTCCGTATAAAATCATTCCGACTAAGAGAACTTATTCCAAACATCATCACATCCAGTAAaggtttctcttcatttttcactGCAGGGACTTTTCCCACACTTGAATCTCTCCTGAAACCTGACACCAATCCGGCCCAATATTTTCCCTCAGAAGATTTGCACTCAACTTCTGCAAAATCGGATTTCGTCAAATTGTATTGTTTTGTAATTCGAACTGCCGGAAAAAATCTGGATTCATTATCGGGGCCTTGCATGAACTCTTTGAAAGAGCACGCAACCTTCCCGTAAGCTCTTTTTGTTGCCGCTGTGATTTTGCAAACTGATTTTTCACAGGATACCCACGTATTATAGCCGTAATTGCAATCGAGTTTTGGGGGTTTCCTGTAATACTTTGATAACTCCTTGTTTTCCAATGGAAGCTTCGGAACTATACAAGTTCTCTTATCCTGTTGAGACACAATTCCTCCGGGGGAAAGATAGACACTTCTTGAAAGATTCGAAAAAATCGTGGACCGAATATAAAGGCTTATTGATATTCCTGCACACCATATTAACACGATAACTAATAGACACATAGAAGATGATTTCGCTCTCATTGGATTTATGCATTTTTTAAACGGAAATGTTGGAAAATGTCTACGTATCAGCATATCTAGTCGTTAATACAACAAAAACTGAATGGATAGATTATCGGtttaaataataatcattttgtgttgacattgtaaaattaaaattgacaGATATCACAATGGCATCAGCCgttctttgaaaaaaagaaacaacgcaaAAAATTGAATGAGGTTCTTTTTTTAACTCAATCCGCTGGTGTAATGCACAGGACCAAGGTCAGGAAGTTAAGTTGCTCATTTGAACTAAGATCTTAATTTTGAACCACTGGATAAACCCAGCCAGCAGCAACGTTCACTTATGACCCTTCTTGTATAAGAACAAACAACATTATCGACCTCCTGATCTGAGGTGTGCCAGATTTTTACAAACTAAAACCATTTTCCTGATCTTCAATATCCGTATCTAGCTGCTATCAATATTTTTCGCGGAAACGAATCAGTTGAACATAGTACCAAGATGTCAGATGAATGGGCAGGATCGAATTGTTTGGTAAACAGCATCAGCTCCAAAAGTATTAATCCTGCGACGACTATCAACACTGCCTTCGCCTTTTGCTCTGCTGATTTTAGAGCGTCTTCCAACCACTTACAGAACATTGGCGCTAATGCTATAATGTTTTTGGCAGTCATTACTGTTGTATCGCAGCATTCTAGCTCAGGTGGAAACGTAACAAATACAAGAATTTAAAACATCGATGAGGACTTCCGACTTTCAATTAACTCAAATAACTTCTTCATTCATTCAACACATTCCAGGCATTTTACTAACTCGAAGTGTCTACTATCGAAATACCATTCGCCTTCTATGATTTTAAGGATAAAAGTTTCAACAAGAGTGGGTCAACCAATCTATTATTATCTGAGGTTTTTGTACTTAAAATAATCACTTGAAACGGATCAATCATCGCCCTGGCTGTTTCGGCATGCTTTCTTAAATTTATAGAAGTTTAGCCAATTACTTCATACGAATACTAATAATataagccaaacaaaaccgtcTGATTTTCAACATACCATGGTCTCTGCTCTGCCAGGTTTGTCAAGGATCCATGTACTTCAAGTTAGGTTCTTGTATTGCTCACATAATTTGACTATGGCCACTTGATTGACTGATGACTTGGGGAAGCAAATGTAATGCTGTCTTACAATGCTCAGAATTCAGCTTAATGAGCATCATTTGCGACTGCCTGGTGCTCGCTTGAACGTGGAACATCTACACACACTGGTTCCTTGCACACACTGGTTCACTGCTTCCTTCTTTTTCGAAATGGCCCCTTTTCTTAGATTGCCAACAAATTTCCGTTTACCGTGACCGAAACTGGCTACTGGTGGTAATGGTTGCATTTAGGTATATACttgtataatcgcaaacacgttaTGAGTGCGGATCATATCCAAGTGTAAATCGCCTTGTGTTGAAGCCTGGACTAGGCCAAAGTGAATTGTTTtctttgaggattgagggagtcctgagtccgcatcaacGAAGCCGTCAGTAAATTTTTCGAATAACTTGGATGTTTAGCCCCAGAGGTCCATGAAACACAGAagtagaagtaagttgctttccagctGGTCCATTTGGTTTGGTTTCGTCAATTCTCCAACAAAAAATAACTCAGTATCTTGTACGGGAGTGGACATTGCTTCACCTTTCCATTCACAACCTTTTCTAAAGGCATCTGTAGCGTTCCCACAATATTTCTGATTAATGCTGTCATTTGCAGTAAACTTCGCTACTTAAATATGCTCATGGAAACCAAGTAAGCCTACAAAAGACTAATGATTCCCGACCCCGGTCGTTAAAAATTGTGATCGGATACTTTTTGAAGAAGTTTTTTTGGAATATGTTACAGAATCAGACCTTTATACATTCTTCCCAAGAAAATACTCGAgttaaaaatgtcaaaaaacaGAATGGTATTCAAACCTTGCTCAAATTTCACTCACGCACTGACATTAGATCCAAGTTGAGCGCAGGGCCAAATATCCGAGGAATTTGAAAATGTATCTTACTAACGAGTTGGTTAcgcgtcagcctctcaatctcgctgcCTCAGATTCGAGTCTCGCTTGGCCGTAGATGTTTGTGCCGGTCTTCGTGTTCTACCGTTGCTGTAAGCTCATCGCtgtgataatgaaattgaagcaatCTCATTGAAAACTCAGTAGAAAAACAATAATATACTTCGCAGATACCCAATACTCCACAAAAAAGTAAATAGGAGACGTAGGTCTTACTCAGCAGTTACCTATAAAAATCAAGATACTTTTTCCCTTACTTCCTTAGCAAGTTCTCTTATAAATTATCAAAAGTGAGGGTGGTTCCTGAAGCGTAGGATATATACTGCAAGTGTTCCTTTTGACCAGATTCTTCAGGATTAATGTCAATAAAATGTCTGTTTCCACCAATGCTTAACTTTTTAGTATTTGATTCATTGCTTGCTTAATTTGCCCCAAAATACATTTAATTTAGCGAAAAAAATAACTGAATTGTAGACTCGATTTCCTGATGAAGGGTACAaaaggttcccgaaatacgtgcATTTTCTTAAAACTAAATATGATACCATCACAAAATAAAATACCCAAGCGACTAAACTGAAACACA is a window encoding:
- the LOC119647290 gene encoding uncharacterized protein LOC119647290, which produces MLIRRHFPTFPFKKCINPMRAKSSSMCLLVIVLIWCAGISISLYIRSTIFSNLSRSVYLSPGGIVSQQDKRTCIVPKLPLENKELSKYYRKPPKLDCNYGYNTWVSCEKSVCKITAATKRAYGKVACSFKEFMQGPDNESRFFPAVRITKQYNLTKSDFAEVECKSSEGKYWAGLVSGFRRDSSVGKVPAVKNEEKPLLDVMMFGISSLSRNDFIRKLPQTYRYLTQTLNAHVLESYNIIGDGKAHNLIPMLTGSREVELPETRKRITGSSNVHVFPFIWNEYKTMHYVTAFNEDKPGFATFNFRLKGFVWPPTTHYMRPLYMVFEKQQRFYQTPFCWGLIPQHQVMLNYVRDFMLTYEGYPKFSFSFLSELSEGYVNLISVADEDVQKWLEELKTKNALNNTILMIFSDHGTQFEDIRNILEGKIEERLPFFSFVFPEWFPKTYPEQYENFKKNRNRLTTPFDIHETLRDVLRLQGSEASPVGTSETQNITRALSLFQRIPRDRTCADANIDPQWCICLSSEWVPQTPKIDYLKEELTNVAINKINDFTSTQRLHCSKIMLKEILWIKNLVLNEKLLKYKGVKDIDGFQPDFTSNMNKSKDIYQIQFSTKPGNFIFRADVIYNFLSGVADTGMNTIRRIDNEYSGCVMADYIRKPLKEFCFCKNDQG